GTAGCGTCATGTCCTCGACATTCAGGCGATGTGCATCGCTACCTTCTCCCCAGCTTGCCGTCCCCTGATTGAGGAGCACATCACCACTGTGGATGCCACCATCACGGACGTTGAGCCACGCCGCCAGACTAAAATCAGCACTTTCCAGCCCAGTATTGTTTTTCATCCAGCGACTGAGCCAGGGCTTCATGTCGATATTGTCCGCTTGCAGGTAGAACGTGCCGTTGCCAAGCAGCCCCCGCTCATCATGCAAATCCATACGCATCTGCACGACACCATGCTGGCCGTTAAAGCTCGACAGGCTGATCAAACCTTCTGCACGGTGGCGTTTTTCGGAGTTCAACCAAGTCAGTTGAGGAATACTCAGCTCTGCACGGGAACCGGAGGGGGTAAGAAAGGTAATCTGGCTATCACGCAGGTCAAAGTGGTCAAACTGGCGCAGGAAAAGATCGCTGACCTTCCCTGACTCCATCAGTTTGCTATCCTGCTTTTGTCCGTTAAATTGGCTATTAAGATCGAGTTTTAATTGATGAAACGTGAGATCGCGAAACTGCCAGCGCCCGTGCAACAGCGACTGCCACACATCTAGTGCCAGCGTAATGCGGGCAACCTGCCAGTCTGACTCCGGCAGAGACGTACGAAATTGTTCAATTTCCAACGTAGGGCCAAAGGACTCCCAACGCCCCGTCATTGAGCCAATTTCTAGCGGGACGCCAGCAACAGACTGCGCCCAGGCCACCAGCTGTGGCCGAAAATGATCGAGCTGTGGCAGCACCAGTCTTAAGCCGCTGACTAACAGCGCAACCATCACGACAAGCGTGGCACCCGTGATGACTACGATTCCGGGCAGTCGCCTCACTAATTTCTCCTTCTTTCGTCGCCGACGACGAGCCCACGAATTTACATCATTACGACGTCAAACTGCTCCTGGCTATACAGGGGTTCGATTTGTACTTTGACCTGCTTGCCAACGAAAATTTCAACCTCAGCTAACGCGTGCGATTCTTCACTTCTCAGCGCTTCCCCGACAGCCGGTGAGGCATAGACCAGGAAACGGTCGGTGTCATAAGCGTGGTGGACGCGCACAATTTCACGCATGATTTCATAGCAGACGCTTTCTACCGTCTTCACCGTGCCACGACCATGACACGTCGGGCATTCATGACACAACACGTGTTCGATACTCTCACGCGTGCGTTTACGCGTCATCTCGACTAATCCTAGTTGAGAGAAGCCGTTTATACTGGTTTTGACCCGATCTTTACTCAGCGCCTGCTCCAGTGAATGCAGCACTCGTCGACGGTGCTCTTCGTTATTCATATCGATGAAATCGATAATGATGATGCCGCCAAGGTTACGCAGCCGCAGTTGTCGTGCTATCGCCTGCGTCGCTTCCGTATTGGTATTGAAAATGGTTTCATCCAGATTGCGGTGACCTACGAATGCTCCCGTATTGATGTCGACGGTCGTCATCGCTTCGGTCTGGTCGATGATCAAATAGCCACCGGACTTCAATTCAACCTTTCGGTCCAGCGAACGCTGAATCTCATTTTCCACATCAAACAGGTCAAAAATCGGCTGCTTGCCCGCATAGTGTTCAAGTTTACGGGTCATCTCTGGGATATATTCGGAGGTAAATTCCAGCAGCGCTTCATACGTCAGTCGGGAGTCAATTCGAATACGATCCAACGCTGCCCCGGCGAAATCACGCAAAATTCGCTGTGCGAGCGCCACTTCGCCGTAGAGTTTACATTTGGTCTGGTTGCGCTTTTTGCGTTCCATCACCTTGC
The window above is part of the Pectobacterium araliae genome. Proteins encoded here:
- the rng gene encoding ribonuclease G, yielding MTAELLVNVTPSETRVAYIDGGILQEIHIERDAKRGIVGNIYKGRVSRVLPGMQAAFVDIGLDKAAFLHASDIMPHTECVAGDEQKNFHVRDIAELVRQGQDLMVQVVKDPLGTKGARLTTDITLPSRYLVFMPGASHVGVSQRIESEAERERLKKTVADYCDDDGGFIIRTAAEGIGEEELSQDAAFLKRLWGKVMERKKRNQTKCKLYGEVALAQRILRDFAGAALDRIRIDSRLTYEALLEFTSEYIPEMTRKLEHYAGKQPIFDLFDVENEIQRSLDRKVELKSGGYLIIDQTEAMTTVDINTGAFVGHRNLDETIFNTNTEATQAIARQLRLRNLGGIIIIDFIDMNNEEHRRRVLHSLEQALSKDRVKTSINGFSQLGLVEMTRKRTRESIEHVLCHECPTCHGRGTVKTVESVCYEIMREIVRVHHAYDTDRFLVYASPAVGEALRSEESHALAEVEIFVGKQVKVQIEPLYSQEQFDVVMM